A region from the Streptomyces sp. 3214.6 genome encodes:
- the mctP gene encoding monocarboxylate uptake permease MctP, which translates to MNDGVNGVALAVFIFFFLAVTAMGFLAARWRKAENEHSLDEWGLGGRSFGTWVTWFLLGGDLYTAYTFVAVPAAIYAAGAAGFFAVPYTILVYPLIFTFLPRLWSVSHKHGYVTTSDFVRGRWGSKGLSLAVAVTGILATMPYIALQLVGIQAVLDVMGVGGGEDTNWFVKDLPLLIAFGVLAAYTYSSGLRAPALIAFVKDTLIYIVIAVAIIYIPIKLGGFDDIFAKAGEAFSQTNPATGKPRGALAPAEPGQWTYATLALGSALALFMYPHSITATLSSRSRNVIRRNTTILPLYSLMLGLLALLGFMAIAAGVKVTNGQLAIPQLFEDMFPDWFAGVAFAAIGIGALVPAAIMSIAAANLFTRNIYKDFIKPDATPAQETKVSKLVSLLVKVGALVFVLTMDKTVAINFQLLGGIWILQTFPALVGGLFTRWFHRWALLAGWAVGMIYGTFAAYGVASPTQKHFGGSAKEIPGIGEIGYIGLTAFVLNVVVTVVLTFVLKAAKAPEGVDETKPEDYTADAGDAGVQVELPPATAGSAH; encoded by the coding sequence ACGGCGTGAACGGCGTGGCACTCGCCGTCTTCATCTTCTTCTTCCTGGCCGTCACGGCCATGGGCTTCCTGGCCGCACGCTGGCGCAAGGCCGAGAACGAGCACAGCCTTGACGAATGGGGCCTGGGCGGCCGGTCGTTCGGCACCTGGGTCACCTGGTTCCTGCTCGGCGGCGACCTGTACACGGCGTACACGTTCGTCGCCGTGCCCGCGGCGATCTACGCGGCTGGCGCGGCCGGCTTCTTCGCCGTGCCCTACACGATCCTCGTCTACCCGCTGATCTTCACCTTCCTGCCCCGCCTGTGGTCGGTCTCCCACAAGCACGGCTACGTCACGACCTCGGACTTCGTGCGAGGGCGCTGGGGCTCGAAGGGCCTGTCGCTGGCGGTCGCCGTCACCGGCATCCTGGCGACGATGCCGTACATCGCGCTCCAACTGGTCGGCATCCAGGCCGTGCTCGACGTGATGGGCGTCGGCGGCGGCGAGGACACCAACTGGTTCGTGAAGGACCTGCCGCTGCTGATCGCGTTCGGCGTGCTGGCGGCGTACACCTACTCGTCCGGACTTCGGGCCCCCGCGCTGATCGCGTTCGTGAAGGACACGCTGATCTACATCGTCATCGCGGTGGCGATCATCTACATCCCGATCAAGCTGGGCGGCTTCGACGACATCTTCGCCAAGGCGGGCGAGGCGTTCAGCCAGACCAACCCGGCCACGGGCAAGCCGCGCGGCGCGCTGGCCCCGGCGGAACCGGGCCAGTGGACGTACGCGACGCTGGCGTTGGGCTCGGCTCTGGCGCTGTTCATGTACCCCCACTCGATCACCGCGACGCTGTCCTCGCGCAGCCGGAACGTGATCCGCCGCAACACCACGATCCTGCCGCTGTACTCCCTGATGCTGGGCCTGCTGGCGCTGCTGGGCTTCATGGCGATCGCGGCCGGCGTCAAGGTCACCAACGGGCAGTTGGCGATCCCGCAGCTGTTCGAGGACATGTTCCCGGACTGGTTCGCGGGCGTGGCGTTCGCGGCGATCGGCATCGGCGCGCTCGTGCCGGCCGCCATCATGTCGATCGCGGCCGCGAATCTCTTCACCCGCAACATCTACAAGGACTTCATCAAGCCGGACGCGACGCCCGCGCAGGAGACGAAGGTCTCCAAGCTGGTCTCGCTCCTTGTGAAGGTGGGGGCCCTGGTGTTCGTCCTCACCATGGACAAGACGGTCGCCATCAACTTCCAGCTGCTGGGCGGCATCTGGATCCTGCAGACCTTCCCGGCCCTGGTCGGCGGCCTCTTCACCCGCTGGTTCCACCGCTGGGCGCTGCTCGCCGGCTGGGCGGTCGGCATGATCTACGGCACCTTCGCCGCGTACGGCGTCGCCTCCCCGACCCAGAAGCACTTCGGCGGCTCGGCGAAGGAGATCCCCGGCATCGGCGAGATCGGCTACATCGGCCTGACGGCGTTCGTCCTCAACGTCGTCGTCACCGTGGTCCTCACCTTCGTCCTGAAGGCGGCCAAGGCCCCCGAGGGCGTCGACGAGACAAAGCCGGAGGACTACACGGCGGACGCCGGGGACGCGGGGGTGCAGGTGGAGT